Proteins encoded within one genomic window of Triticum aestivum cultivar Chinese Spring chromosome 2D, IWGSC CS RefSeq v2.1, whole genome shotgun sequence:
- the LOC123051206 gene encoding putative receptor-like protein kinase At4g00960 translates to MDFELHLIKSITNNFSKNQEVGSGAYGAVYRAVHNGEEIAVKRLHALQGLDDKEFDNEFRNFTKIFHKNVVRLIGYCYESQEKFVEHNGDLIRAKAMERVLCFEYMQRGSLEKYIGDKPCELDWTTCYEIIKGTCEGLNHLHMQKKHIFHLDMKPANILLDNSMAPKIADLGLSKLVSSTITYKAEVKKGTYGYMPPEYINNGFISEKFDVFSLGVIIIKMMAGNTGHVSCFEMSPKEFIELVSKTWKEKMQAVSGYSSHEIYILQVRRCIEIALRCICKDRKERPNIEKIVHELEELEVETNKIALPFDRSKDLILKRSCATNDVAVDPAFELRFLFEPRKEVSCCLQLTNKTDGFLAFNIKVNKNKYRAQPSIGTMPPCSKCYVIVTLRPQGAAPPNMQCHDMLLVQSISISEQLASEDTQISYQEVFKTTLAEKVVDEVKLPIVYVPLLDG, encoded by the exons ATGGACTTTGAGCTCCATTTGATTAAGAGTATTACAAACAATTTTTCGAAGAACCAAGAAGTTGGGAGCGGTGCATATGGAGCTGTTTACAGG GCGGTGCATAACGGGGAAGAGATTGCTGTGAAGAGGCTTCATGCCTTGCAAGGACTTGATGATAAGGAATTCGATAATGAATTCCGTAATTTTACAAAGATCTTTCACAAAAACGTTGTAAGGTTAATTGGTTACTGCTATGAATCACAAGAAAAATTCGTTGAGCACAATGGGGACCTAATTCGTGCTAAAGCTATGGAGCGAGTTCTTTGCTTCGAATATATGCAGCGTGGAAGCCTTGAGAAATATATTGGAG ATAAACCTTGTGAACTTGATTGGACAACATGTTATGAAATTATTAAAGGGACATGTGAGGGTTTAAATCATCTTCACATGCAGAAAAAACATATTTTCCATCTGGACATGAAACCTGCTAACATATTGCTAGATAATAGCATGGCTCCCAAAATTGCAGATCTTGGTTTATCCAAGCTTGTTTCTTCCACAATAACATATAAAGCAGAGGTGAAAAAAGGAACATA TGGGTACATGCCACCAGAGTACATAAACAATGGATTCATATCTGAGAAGTTTGATGTGTTCAGTCTGGGGGTCATAATTATAAAAATGATGGCTGGGAATACAGGCCATGTCAGCTGTTTTGAAATGTCCCCAAAAGAGTTCATTGAGCTT GTAAGTAAAACTTGGAAGGAGAAGATGCAGGCAGTGTCAGGGTATTCATCTCACGAGATATACATCCTTCAAGTGCGCAGATGCATTGAGATAGCATTGCGATGTATATGCAAGGATCGAAAAGAAAGACCTAATATAGAGAAAATTGTTCATGAACTGGAGGAACTGGAGGTTGAGACCAATAAAATTGCACTACCTTTTGATCGGTCAAAAGACCTAATTCTGAAG AGAAGTTGTGCCACCAATGATGTGGCGGTGGACCCAGCGTTCGAGTTGCGCTTCCTCTTCGAGCCGAGGAAGGAGGTGTCGTGCTGCCTGCAGCTCACCAACAAGACGGATGGTTTCCTCGCGTTCAACATAAAGGTCAACAAGAACAAGTACCGCGCACAGCCCAGCATTGGCACAATGCCTCCGTGCTCCAAGTGTTATGTCATCGTGACGCTGCGTCCGCAGGGGGCGGCACCACCCAACATGCAGTGTCACGACATGCTGCTCGTGCAGAGCATCAGCATCAGCGAGCAACTGGCATCAGAAGATACTCAAATTTCTTATCAAGAAGTGTTCAAGACAACCTTAGCGGAGAAGGTGGTAGATGAGGTGAAACTGCCAATTGTTTATGTTCCTTTATTGGATGGATAA
- the LOC123055568 gene encoding receptor protein kinase TMK1, protein MYLGISAASALSQVPSALALRQQISKHSMPRKVVKLHRLEDLFCETSTDKSMKLQVLQDITENFSVDTVIGSGGFAVVHKGKLEDGCVAVKKFHEVLEYKSFEREVDCLIRIKHQNIVRCIGYYAGEQKKMVMMDGKNLLVGVRHQLICFEYLHNGSLRRNLDDDYHCWSQWNMCYDTIRGICLGLHHLHEHRILHGDIKPDNILLGDDMTPKIADFGLSRLLEQGKSRILIEKNMEHRDTPHQSTQTMGNLLSNQTYIVWVF, encoded by the exons ATGTATCTTGGCATCTCTGCAGCATCTGCTTTGAGTCAAGTTCCTTCTGCCCTGGCCTTGCGTCAACAG ATTTCAAAGCACTCAATGCCTCGTAAAGTTGTTAAACTCCATCGTCTTGAAGACCTCTTCTGTGAGACAAGTACTGATAAAAGTATGAAGCTACAAGTTTTGCAAGACATAACAGAGAATTTCTCGGTGGATACGGTGATTGGTAGTGGTGGATTCGCAGTGGTTCACAAG GGAAAGCTTGAAGATGGTTGTGTAGCTGTGAAGAAGTTCCACGAAGTACTAGAGTACAAATCATTTGAGCGTGAGGTTGACTGTCTGATAAGGATTAAGCACCAAAATATAGTACGATGTATCGGTTATTATGCTGGAGAACAAAAAAAGATGGTGATGATGGACGGCAAGAATCTTTTGGTAGGAGTTCGACACCAACTGATTTGTTTCGAGTATCTTCACAATGGAAGCCTTCGCAGGAATCTTGATG ACGACTATCATTGTTGGAGTCAGTGGAACATGTGTTATGATACTATCCGAGGAATTTGTCTCGGTCTGCACCATCTTCATGAGCACAGGATACTTCATGGAGATATCAAACCAGATAATATACTGCTTGGTGATGACATGACTCCAAAAATTGCGGATTTTGGTTTGTCAAGGCTGTTGGAGCAAGGAAAAAGCCGAATTCTCATTGAAAAAAATATGGAACACA GGGATACACCGCACCAGAGTACACAAACAATGGGGAATTTACTATCAAATCAGACATATATAGTTTGGGTGTTTTAA
- the LOC123051207 gene encoding F-box protein At2g02240 isoform X2 — MDDTLGKWSGRLDQLDASEKHTQLEQVRACIDISKRCRQHEPESRPVTQDILGSLGVDTSSLPVSVQPASITGMESMVQAEPSLEGETGRTSKMLQSESLLIANNKPRHWRWISLPDSRFAKYAELLSVYFLAISGEVSPADLCAGASYTVYLVYKLASSSCGLRGFVQTSSLRLHGEHTVATSKVSLGQEACASDSDVTYPVPRSDGWLELKLAEFTNDDEMRQEKGVIVDLREENVAVEKRGLIVEGMEFRSN; from the exons ATGGATGATACA CTGGGCAAGTGGAGTGGAAGGTTGGACCAGCTCGATGCATCTGAGAAGCACACACAACTGGAACAAGTGAGAGCATGCATCGACATATCAAAAAGGTGCAGACAACATGAACCAGAGAGTAGACCTGTTACACAGGATATCCTCGGTTCCCTTGGTGTTGACACTTCTTCCTTACCGGTATCGGTACAGCCG GCATCAATCACAGGCATGGAGTCAATGGTGCAGGCCGAGCCATCATTGGAGGGAGAAACCGGCCGCACGTCCAAGATGCTTCAATCGGAATCGTTGCTGATTGCCAACAACAAGCCCCGTCACTGGAGATGGATATCCCTCCCAGATTCCAG GTTTGCCAAGTATGCGGAGCTCCTGAGTGTGTACTTCCTCGCGATCAGCGGAGAGGTCTCACCAGCAGACCTTTGCGCCGGTGCAAGCTACACCGTTTACCTAGTGTACAAGCTGGCGAGCAGCTCCTGTGGCTTGAGAGGTTTCGTGCAGACGTCGTCGCTTAGGCTCCACGGGGAGCATACCGTCGCCACCAGCAAGGTTAGCCTCGGCCAGGAAGCGTGCGCATCGGACAGCGATGTTACCTACCCTGTCCCGAGGAGCGATGGCTGGTTGGAGCTTAAGCTGGCGGAGTTCACAAATGATGACGAGATGCGACAAGAGAAGGGGGTGATCGTGGATCTCCGTGAGGAGAACGTCGCCGTGGAGAAGAGAGGACTCATCGTGGAGGGCATGGAGTTCAGGAGCAATTAG
- the LOC123051207 gene encoding F-box protein At2g02240 isoform X1: MDDTLGKWSGRLDQLDASEKHTQLEQVRACIDISKRCRQHEPESRPVTQDILGSLGVDTSSLPVSVQPQASITGMESMVQAEPSLEGETGRTSKMLQSESLLIANNKPRHWRWISLPDSRFAKYAELLSVYFLAISGEVSPADLCAGASYTVYLVYKLASSSCGLRGFVQTSSLRLHGEHTVATSKVSLGQEACASDSDVTYPVPRSDGWLELKLAEFTNDDEMRQEKGVIVDLREENVAVEKRGLIVEGMEFRSN; encoded by the exons ATGGATGATACA CTGGGCAAGTGGAGTGGAAGGTTGGACCAGCTCGATGCATCTGAGAAGCACACACAACTGGAACAAGTGAGAGCATGCATCGACATATCAAAAAGGTGCAGACAACATGAACCAGAGAGTAGACCTGTTACACAGGATATCCTCGGTTCCCTTGGTGTTGACACTTCTTCCTTACCGGTATCGGTACAGCCG CAGGCATCAATCACAGGCATGGAGTCAATGGTGCAGGCCGAGCCATCATTGGAGGGAGAAACCGGCCGCACGTCCAAGATGCTTCAATCGGAATCGTTGCTGATTGCCAACAACAAGCCCCGTCACTGGAGATGGATATCCCTCCCAGATTCCAG GTTTGCCAAGTATGCGGAGCTCCTGAGTGTGTACTTCCTCGCGATCAGCGGAGAGGTCTCACCAGCAGACCTTTGCGCCGGTGCAAGCTACACCGTTTACCTAGTGTACAAGCTGGCGAGCAGCTCCTGTGGCTTGAGAGGTTTCGTGCAGACGTCGTCGCTTAGGCTCCACGGGGAGCATACCGTCGCCACCAGCAAGGTTAGCCTCGGCCAGGAAGCGTGCGCATCGGACAGCGATGTTACCTACCCTGTCCCGAGGAGCGATGGCTGGTTGGAGCTTAAGCTGGCGGAGTTCACAAATGATGACGAGATGCGACAAGAGAAGGGGGTGATCGTGGATCTCCGTGAGGAGAACGTCGCCGTGGAGAAGAGAGGACTCATCGTGGAGGGCATGGAGTTCAGGAGCAATTAG